In the genome of Deinococcus deserti VCD115, one region contains:
- the malQ gene encoding 4-alpha-glucanotransferase encodes MTIPRSSGVLLHPTSLPGPYGIGELGTQARHFIDWLAAAGQHYWQVMPLGPTGYGDSPYQAFSAFAGNPYLIDLTTLREEGLLGDADFAALPAFNPDKVDFGLQYVWRNQMLERAHAAFLGGKASHLRAELEAFIQAEASWLDDYALFTALKDAHGGLPWNAWPSAVRDRQPEALATARASLSESLERVRFIQFLFFRQWTAIREYARGKGIQVIGDIPIFVAMDSSDAWANREQFYFDDQGQPTVVAGVPPDYFSETGQLWGNPLYNWDAMRQSGYQWWIDRFQGSLKLYDVIRIDHFRGFAGYWEIPFPAETAVHGRWVPAPGHEMFAAVRGALGNLPIIAEDLGVITPDVEQLRDDFEFPGMAVLQFAFGGGDFSVNDFLPHNLRENQVVYTGTHDNDTTRGWWRHADDQEKHNFRTYTSSNPTEESFAWELMRLAFESRANLAVVPLQDIMNLGTEARMNLPGTTGEHNWTWRYRGPDLRPDLAQRLRELTDRTGRL; translated from the coding sequence ATGACCATTCCACGCTCGAGCGGCGTCCTGCTGCACCCTACCAGCCTTCCTGGCCCCTACGGCATCGGGGAACTGGGTACACAGGCCCGGCATTTCATTGACTGGCTGGCTGCTGCCGGCCAGCACTACTGGCAGGTCATGCCGCTGGGCCCCACCGGGTATGGCGACAGCCCCTATCAGGCCTTCAGCGCCTTCGCCGGCAACCCCTATCTGATTGATCTGACTACCCTCCGCGAGGAGGGTCTGCTGGGTGACGCGGACTTCGCGGCGCTGCCTGCCTTCAACCCGGACAAGGTGGATTTCGGGCTGCAGTATGTCTGGCGCAATCAGATGCTGGAGCGGGCCCACGCCGCGTTTCTTGGGGGGAAAGCCAGTCACCTGCGCGCTGAGCTTGAGGCATTCATCCAGGCGGAGGCCAGCTGGCTGGATGACTACGCCCTGTTCACCGCCCTCAAGGACGCTCACGGGGGCCTGCCCTGGAATGCCTGGCCGTCGGCTGTGCGTGACCGCCAGCCGGAAGCCCTGGCTACGGCCCGTGCCAGCCTGAGCGAGTCTCTGGAGCGCGTGCGCTTCATTCAGTTCCTGTTCTTCCGCCAGTGGACCGCCATCCGTGAATATGCACGGGGCAAGGGCATTCAGGTGATCGGCGATATTCCGATTTTCGTGGCCATGGACAGCAGTGACGCCTGGGCCAACCGCGAGCAGTTCTACTTTGACGACCAGGGCCAGCCCACCGTGGTTGCCGGTGTGCCGCCAGACTATTTCAGCGAGACCGGGCAGCTGTGGGGCAACCCGCTGTACAACTGGGACGCTATGCGCCAGAGCGGTTATCAGTGGTGGATTGACCGGTTCCAGGGCAGCCTGAAGCTGTACGACGTGATCCGCATCGACCACTTCAGGGGCTTTGCCGGATACTGGGAGATTCCCTTCCCGGCGGAAACGGCCGTGCATGGCCGCTGGGTGCCGGCCCCCGGGCACGAGATGTTTGCCGCCGTGCGCGGGGCACTGGGCAACCTTCCTATCATTGCCGAGGACCTGGGCGTGATCACGCCGGACGTGGAACAACTGCGTGACGATTTCGAGTTCCCTGGTATGGCCGTGCTGCAGTTCGCTTTTGGCGGCGGAGACTTCAGCGTCAACGATTTCCTGCCGCACAACCTTCGCGAGAATCAGGTGGTGTACACCGGCACGCACGACAACGACACCACCCGGGGCTGGTGGCGTCATGCCGACGACCAGGAAAAGCATAATTTCCGCACCTACACCAGCAGCAATCCGACCGAGGAAAGCTTCGCCTGGGAGTTGATGCGTCTGGCTTTTGAAAGCCGCGCGAATCTGGCGGTTGTGCCCCTGCAAGACATCATGAATCTGGGGACCGAGGCGCGCATGAACCTGCCGGGCACCACGGGAGAGCACAACTGGACCTGGCGGTACCGGGGTCCGGACCTGCGCCCTGATCTGGCCCAGAGGCTGCGCGAACTGACCGACCGGACCGGCCGGCTCTAA
- a CDS encoding N-acetylmuramoyl-L-alanine amidase family protein — translation MNASFESCIRFPVSRMLLCTLLTGALLVPGAQAAPRVGSHDGFTRVVFDLPASAKSSVKVQGQSITVQLNVSLKAEQGPLNASGVTAYAVAGKTVTVTLARGHTQAKASVLPASGSQNARLVIDVPTSAAASKVPATPNSQGTRTPVAVARPASTAPAPAAKPAVRPRVVLDAGHGGKDPGAQSPWTSEEEVTLDIALRTRAELVKHGVDVVMVRESDRHLSVNKSQDLEARSRLAKNGTVSAFVSIHVNAAGPGAQGIETFYFGQPMAGRNRSLAVQENGGGTVGEALTRQASTSAQNMLGDILAQAKIAFSRDLAHKVQSRLIAATGAVNRGVQTDAFYVISNPTTPAILVEVGFGSSPVEGPKLAQAAYRERISQALARAILDFLNTK, via the coding sequence GTGAACGCGTCTTTTGAGTCCTGCATCCGGTTTCCGGTGTCCCGAATGCTGCTGTGCACGCTGCTGACAGGCGCCCTGCTTGTGCCCGGCGCCCAGGCTGCGCCGCGTGTCGGTTCACACGATGGCTTCACGCGGGTCGTCTTTGACCTGCCTGCCAGCGCCAAGTCCAGCGTGAAAGTCCAGGGACAGAGCATCACGGTGCAGCTGAATGTCTCTCTTAAAGCCGAGCAGGGGCCGCTGAATGCCTCGGGCGTCACGGCCTACGCCGTGGCGGGCAAGACCGTGACGGTGACCCTAGCCAGGGGGCACACTCAGGCCAAAGCCTCGGTGTTGCCGGCAAGCGGGAGCCAGAACGCCCGTCTGGTGATTGATGTGCCCACCAGCGCCGCCGCGTCCAAAGTACCGGCCACGCCGAATTCCCAGGGCACGCGCACGCCGGTTGCCGTGGCCAGGCCTGCGAGCACAGCGCCCGCGCCTGCTGCAAAGCCAGCTGTGCGCCCCCGCGTGGTGCTGGACGCCGGACATGGGGGCAAGGACCCTGGCGCGCAAAGTCCATGGACCTCGGAAGAGGAGGTGACTCTGGACATCGCCCTGCGAACGCGCGCCGAACTGGTGAAGCATGGCGTGGACGTCGTGATGGTCCGTGAATCCGACCGTCACCTGAGTGTCAACAAGTCCCAGGATCTCGAAGCCCGCTCACGCCTGGCCAAGAACGGCACGGTCAGTGCCTTTGTCAGCATTCACGTCAATGCAGCGGGTCCCGGCGCGCAGGGCATCGAAACCTTCTACTTCGGTCAGCCGATGGCCGGGCGCAACCGCAGCCTCGCGGTTCAGGAGAACGGGGGAGGCACGGTGGGGGAGGCCCTGACCCGGCAGGCGTCCACCAGCGCCCAGAACATGTTGGGGGACATCCTGGCCCAGGCAAAGATTGCCTTCAGCCGCGATCTGGCCCACAAGGTGCAGTCCCGCCTGATCGCGGCGACGGGCGCCGTGAACCGTGGCGTGCAGACCGACGCTTTCTATGTGATCAGCAACCCCACCACGCCCGCCATCCTGGTGGAAGTGGGCTTTGGCAGCAGCCCGGTCGAGGGCCCCAAACTGGCGCAGGCAGCCTACCGCGAACGTATCTCACAGGCCCTGGCACGGGCCATCCTGGACTTTCTGAATACCAAGTAA
- a CDS encoding Rrf2 family transcriptional regulator gives MRLSATDVYAFQALGFLGTQAEGHWISSEEISDATGVHRPYLVRILAALTAKGVVKSKKGIGGGYALARKPQLISLCEVVRAIDGPVAPLSCISLNWHEPCVEEDRCHARASIYRRMRDAMLGVLQEFSVADLVVDARQGVSYGHCLHHLLKPNA, from the coding sequence ATGCGGCTCTCAGCGACCGATGTCTATGCCTTTCAGGCTCTGGGGTTCCTGGGCACCCAGGCTGAGGGCCACTGGATCTCCAGCGAGGAGATCAGTGACGCGACCGGTGTGCACCGCCCCTATCTGGTGCGTATCCTGGCTGCTCTGACGGCCAAAGGCGTCGTAAAAAGCAAAAAAGGCATTGGTGGGGGTTATGCGCTGGCACGCAAGCCCCAGCTGATCAGCCTGTGTGAGGTTGTGCGCGCCATCGACGGACCGGTGGCGCCGCTCTCATGTATCAGCCTGAACTGGCACGAGCCGTGCGTGGAGGAAGACCGCTGCCACGCACGCGCCAGTATCTACCGGCGAATGCGCGACGCCATGCTGGGTGTATTGCAGGAATTCAGTGTGGCCGATCTGGTGGTGGATGCCCGTCAGGGCGTGAGCTATGGCCACTGTCTGCATCACCTGCTCAAGCCCAACGCGTAG
- a CDS encoding DUF1028 domain-containing protein, whose translation MTFSIVGRDPKTGDLGVAVASKFLAVGALVPFVRGGVGAVATQSYVNPNFGPDGLALLSGGLSPEEVSARFQAEDAGIVQRQFGLVGADGRSATFTGQGCHAWAGGIAEPDVAIQGNILTGPEVVQAMHRAWQDAAGMPLPRRLFAALQAGDQAGGDRRGRQSAALLCAGPGRGYGGLTDDWVNLRADDHPDPCAELARLLDVHDLLFGRPETARRPDEAELSWLRGLLVRQGYAQSLPQGEWDEATETAAWALYGTENLEERWVPGGQFDPVAVAYLRERYPE comes from the coding sequence ATGACTTTCTCCATTGTGGGCCGTGATCCGAAGACTGGCGACCTGGGTGTGGCGGTGGCCAGCAAGTTCCTGGCTGTGGGAGCCCTGGTGCCGTTTGTTCGTGGCGGCGTCGGTGCTGTTGCCACCCAGAGCTATGTCAACCCCAATTTCGGTCCGGATGGACTGGCGCTGCTGTCCGGGGGGCTCTCGCCCGAGGAAGTCAGCGCACGGTTTCAGGCCGAGGACGCGGGCATCGTGCAGCGGCAGTTCGGGCTGGTGGGCGCCGACGGCCGCAGCGCGACCTTCACGGGCCAGGGCTGCCACGCCTGGGCCGGCGGTATCGCAGAGCCGGACGTGGCCATTCAGGGCAATATCCTGACCGGTCCCGAGGTGGTCCAGGCCATGCACCGCGCCTGGCAGGACGCGGCCGGAATGCCTCTGCCGCGCCGACTGTTCGCTGCGCTACAGGCTGGCGATCAGGCGGGCGGAGACCGGCGGGGCCGGCAGTCGGCGGCGCTGCTGTGTGCGGGCCCAGGACGCGGTTACGGCGGGCTGACCGACGACTGGGTCAACCTGCGTGCTGACGATCACCCCGATCCCTGTGCCGAACTCGCGCGCCTGCTGGACGTGCATGACCTGCTGTTCGGTCGTCCTGAAACGGCCAGACGTCCCGACGAGGCTGAGTTGAGCTGGCTGCGTGGGCTGCTGGTGAGGCAGGGCTACGCGCAGAGCCTGCCTCAGGGAGAGTGGGACGAGGCCACCGAGACTGCCGCCTGGGCGCTGTACGGCACAGAGAACCTGGAAGAGCGCTGGGTGCCGGGTGGCCAGTTTGACCCGGTCGCCGTTGCGTATCTGCGCGAGCGCTACCCCGAGTAA
- the pyrF gene encoding orotidine-5'-phosphate decarboxylase, with the protein MTFAHAVTDRTRRLQTRLCVGLDPRLDAYRDAAHLRGHTLDVLEATAPYAACIKPQLAFYEALGLEGMKLLEEVCAAARTLGLPVLLDGKRGDIGSTAQAYAQGWLSGQHGGSALTVNPFLGFETLTPFVDTARANGGAVFVLVKTSNPGQADLQGSGISERVADEVRRLNAAEPQSEYPSVGAVVGATHPGDLAAFRALMPRALLLLPGLGAQGARASDLSGAFDPGGTGALASASRGVQYAQGLDVQASAAAARSFRDELNAALKQ; encoded by the coding sequence ATGACCTTCGCGCATGCCGTCACGGACCGCACCCGCCGCCTCCAGACCCGCCTGTGTGTGGGGCTTGACCCCCGCCTGGACGCCTACCGGGACGCAGCTCATCTGCGCGGGCATACCCTGGACGTTCTGGAGGCCACCGCGCCATACGCAGCCTGTATCAAACCGCAGCTGGCCTTTTATGAAGCTCTGGGCCTGGAGGGCATGAAACTGCTCGAAGAGGTCTGCGCCGCAGCGCGCACCCTTGGTCTGCCGGTGCTGCTCGATGGTAAGCGTGGGGACATCGGCAGTACGGCCCAGGCCTATGCGCAGGGCTGGCTGAGTGGGCAGCACGGGGGCTCGGCGCTGACTGTCAATCCCTTCCTGGGCTTTGAAACCCTGACTCCTTTCGTGGACACCGCCCGCGCGAACGGGGGCGCTGTGTTCGTGCTGGTCAAGACCAGCAATCCCGGGCAGGCCGACCTGCAGGGCAGCGGCATCAGCGAGCGGGTGGCCGACGAGGTCAGGCGCCTGAATGCTGCGGAACCTCAAAGCGAGTACCCCAGTGTGGGTGCAGTGGTCGGGGCCACCCATCCGGGTGACCTGGCCGCCTTCCGGGCCCTGATGCCGCGCGCCCTGCTGTTGCTGCCGGGTCTGGGGGCTCAGGGCGCACGCGCCTCAGACCTGAGCGGCGCCTTTGATCCTGGCGGCACAGGCGCCCTGGCCAGCGCGAGTCGCGGCGTGCAATATGCCCAGGGCCTGGATGTGCAGGCCAGCGCTGCTGCCGCACGCAGTTTCCGCGATGAGCTGAACGCTGCCCTGAAGCAATAA
- a CDS encoding branched-chain amino acid ABC transporter substrate-binding protein, with protein MYKERCVRAIGAVVLFPLLLGSAGAATIKVASVSPLSGSLAPIGTEVRRGAELAVQEQIRAFKTLGHDLVFMPMDDQASATQGTQIGKTLAADRAVLGVVGALNSSVTNTLAQALVASNLAVISPASTNDTLTENKWKNFSRVVAPDSAQAVAAAQYLQSEVGAKTVFVVSDNTAYGNGLSKVLQTNLKRQNIALAGYVGASDDEQIAGAVKRIKTLDPDVVYFGGTDDVGSKLLKAIRAAGIKSLFMGGDGLDSPSFIQRSGIDAAGVVFSTGFGPVTVFSGAPAFTQRYQAAYKSKPNGVSVYAYDAMNVMLEAIKSSLTKGGALPSRMQVSSAVRRVSFPACFEGSATKCSIVSGAVGFDNTGERQRSRVFIMKLDNVLQGQVAKVQTVTAESLR; from the coding sequence ATGTACAAAGAAAGATGTGTGCGCGCCATTGGCGCTGTAGTTCTGTTTCCGCTTCTGCTGGGCTCTGCTGGAGCTGCAACCATCAAGGTAGCCTCGGTCAGCCCACTGTCTGGCAGTCTCGCGCCTATTGGCACCGAGGTCCGCCGCGGCGCAGAGCTTGCGGTGCAGGAGCAGATCCGCGCCTTCAAAACGCTTGGTCATGATCTGGTGTTTATGCCCATGGATGACCAGGCCTCTGCTACTCAGGGCACCCAGATCGGCAAAACCCTGGCAGCAGACCGCGCCGTTCTGGGTGTGGTCGGTGCCCTGAACTCCAGCGTGACCAACACCCTGGCCCAGGCCCTGGTCGCCTCCAACCTGGCTGTGATCTCTCCTGCCAGCACCAACGACACCCTGACCGAGAACAAATGGAAGAACTTCAGCCGTGTGGTCGCGCCTGACAGCGCCCAGGCCGTCGCCGCCGCCCAGTACCTGCAGAGCGAAGTCGGCGCCAAGACGGTGTTTGTGGTGTCGGACAACACCGCTTACGGCAACGGCCTGTCCAAGGTGCTGCAGACCAACCTCAAGCGCCAGAACATCGCGCTGGCCGGCTACGTGGGCGCCTCTGACGACGAGCAGATCGCTGGAGCCGTCAAGCGGATCAAGACCCTCGACCCGGACGTGGTGTACTTCGGCGGCACCGACGACGTGGGTTCCAAGCTGCTCAAGGCTATCCGCGCGGCTGGCATCAAGTCCCTGTTCATGGGCGGTGACGGTCTGGACTCCCCCAGCTTCATTCAGCGCAGCGGGATCGACGCCGCCGGTGTGGTCTTCAGTACCGGCTTTGGCCCTGTGACTGTGTTCTCCGGCGCCCCGGCCTTTACCCAGCGCTACCAGGCTGCCTACAAGTCCAAACCCAACGGTGTCTCGGTCTACGCGTACGACGCCATGAACGTCATGCTCGAAGCCATCAAGAGCAGCCTGACCAAAGGTGGCGCGCTGCCCAGCCGCATGCAGGTCTCCTCGGCTGTACGCCGCGTCAGCTTCCCGGCCTGCTTCGAGGGTTCGGCCACCAAGTGCAGCATTGTGTCGGGCGCAGTGGGCTTCGACAACACCGGCGAGCGCCAGCGTTCACGCGTCTTCATCATGAAACTGGATAACGTGCTGCAGGGACAGGTGGCCAAGGTTCAGACCGTGACCGCCGAAAGTCTCCGCTGA
- a CDS encoding HAD family hydrolase — protein sequence MHPLRAVILDLDDTLFDDTACTHAGLAALAAEHGVQHWTSERLFARHAEHIRAIDPLLFRGEVDAHGARLLRMTRLLTDLGVPNPDGEAATRTYRTAYRAAWTLLDGAVDLLSGLRSRGLRTAVLTNYVREVQQEKLIHFGLDKLIDVTLCIEDMPAPKPDIRAYHAACTALGVVPAEAVMIGDSWENDVEGARRAGLRAVWVNRHNRPAPGPAVPQVRHLNAAGALIV from the coding sequence GTGCACCCCCTACGCGCCGTGATTCTTGACCTGGACGACACCCTGTTCGATGACACGGCCTGCACCCACGCGGGTCTTGCAGCGCTGGCAGCCGAGCACGGCGTGCAGCACTGGACCTCCGAACGTCTCTTTGCCAGGCACGCCGAGCACATCCGTGCGATTGATCCACTCCTGTTCCGCGGCGAGGTCGATGCCCACGGCGCCCGCCTCCTGCGCATGACGCGTCTGCTGACCGACCTGGGGGTGCCCAACCCGGACGGCGAAGCTGCCACGCGAACCTACCGCACGGCTTACCGGGCAGCCTGGACCCTGCTTGACGGTGCTGTGGACCTGCTGAGCGGGCTCCGGTCGCGGGGCCTGCGCACAGCAGTCCTGACCAACTATGTGCGTGAAGTCCAGCAGGAGAAGCTGATCCACTTCGGCCTGGACAAACTGATTGACGTGACCCTGTGTATCGAGGACATGCCGGCACCCAAGCCGGATATCCGCGCGTATCACGCAGCCTGCACCGCCCTGGGTGTCGTCCCGGCTGAGGCTGTCATGATCGGTGACTCCTGGGAGAACGATGTCGAAGGTGCCCGCCGGGCCGGTCTGCGAGCAGTATGGGTCAACCGACATAACCGGCCCGCACCCGGTCCTGCTGTTCCTCAGGTCAGGCACCTCAATGCGGCCGGGGCCCTGATTGTCTGA
- the ppsA gene encoding pyruvate, water dikinase has protein sequence MDMIRPFETLRMTDVEIVGGKNASIGEMIQGLANAGVRVPGGFATTADAFRLFLQENQIEEKINARLSALDVNDVNALVAAGREIRGWVEQASLPAPLEQAIREAYAGLSVGGVEPDVAVRSSATAEDLPEASFAGQQETFLNVRGIEQVLHHVRLVFASLYNDRAISYRVHHGFAHADVALSAGVQRMVRTDLAVSGVAFTLDTESGFRDAVFVTSSYGLGEMVVQGAVNPDEFFVYKPALQAGHRAVLRRTLGSKQKKMIYAEGQGVQVVDVDQAQQSAFSLTDEDLTELARQCVTIENHYGRPMDIEWGKDGRDGQIYILQARPETVQSRAGRTLERFELTGQGEILIEGRAVGNRIGAGVVRVVTDISQMDSVQDGDILVADMTDPDWEPVMKRASAIVTNRGGRTCHAAIIARELGIPAVVGSGTATRELKSGQEVTVSCAEGDTGYVYAGRLDFHVNRVELDAMPEVGMKIMMNVASPDRAFSFAALPNEGVGLARVEFVISNVIGIHPRALLDYPNVPEDVKAQIEKKTAGYASPRDFFREKLAEGVASIAAAFAPKPVIVRLSDFKSNEYAHLIGGPAYEPMEENPMIGFRGASRYRSADFAAAFALECEAIRAVRDEMGLTNVQVMIPFVRTVAEAAQIIEILARNGLKRGDGAVDGDGGLKIIMMCEIPSNAILADQFLEHFDGFSIGSNDLTQLTLALDRDSGLVADLFDEQNEAVLILMAQAIAAAKRAGKYVGICGQGPSDHPALAGWLMEQGIDSVSLNPDSVLTTWLHLAGEGAEERATATA, from the coding sequence ATGGACATGATTCGCCCGTTTGAAACACTAAGGATGACCGACGTGGAGATTGTTGGTGGCAAGAACGCCAGCATCGGGGAAATGATTCAGGGTCTGGCCAATGCCGGCGTGCGTGTACCCGGAGGCTTTGCGACCACAGCCGACGCCTTCCGCCTGTTCTTGCAGGAAAACCAGATCGAGGAAAAGATCAACGCCCGGCTGTCTGCGCTGGACGTGAATGATGTCAACGCCCTGGTCGCTGCTGGCCGGGAGATCCGTGGATGGGTGGAGCAGGCTAGCCTGCCTGCCCCGCTGGAGCAGGCCATCCGTGAGGCTTACGCCGGCCTCAGCGTGGGTGGGGTGGAGCCTGACGTGGCCGTGCGTTCCAGCGCGACTGCCGAAGATTTGCCCGAGGCGAGTTTCGCCGGGCAGCAGGAAACCTTCCTGAACGTCCGCGGCATCGAGCAGGTGCTGCATCACGTGCGCCTGGTGTTTGCCAGCCTGTACAACGACCGCGCCATTTCTTACCGCGTGCACCACGGCTTTGCGCACGCTGACGTGGCGTTGTCGGCCGGCGTGCAGCGCATGGTCCGCACCGATCTGGCGGTCTCGGGTGTGGCCTTCACGCTGGACACCGAAAGTGGCTTCCGGGACGCGGTGTTCGTGACCTCGTCCTACGGTCTGGGCGAAATGGTCGTGCAGGGCGCCGTGAACCCCGACGAGTTCTTCGTGTACAAGCCGGCGCTGCAGGCCGGCCACCGCGCGGTGCTGCGGCGCACCCTGGGCAGCAAGCAGAAGAAGATGATCTACGCCGAGGGACAGGGCGTGCAGGTCGTGGATGTCGATCAAGCGCAGCAGAGCGCCTTTTCCCTGACCGACGAGGACCTGACCGAACTCGCCCGCCAGTGCGTCACCATCGAGAACCACTATGGCCGCCCGATGGATATCGAATGGGGCAAGGATGGCCGCGACGGTCAGATCTACATCCTGCAGGCCCGTCCTGAAACCGTGCAGAGCCGCGCCGGGCGCACCCTGGAACGCTTCGAGCTGACCGGCCAGGGCGAGATCCTGATCGAGGGCCGCGCAGTGGGCAACCGCATCGGGGCCGGGGTGGTGCGGGTCGTAACCGACATCTCCCAGATGGACAGCGTGCAGGACGGTGACATTCTGGTGGCGGACATGACCGATCCCGACTGGGAACCCGTCATGAAACGCGCCAGCGCCATCGTGACCAACCGTGGGGGCCGCACCTGCCACGCCGCGATCATCGCGCGGGAACTGGGCATTCCGGCTGTCGTGGGGTCGGGCACCGCCACCCGTGAACTCAAAAGCGGGCAGGAAGTCACGGTCAGCTGCGCGGAGGGCGATACCGGCTACGTGTACGCGGGCCGCCTGGACTTCCACGTCAACCGCGTGGAACTCGATGCCATGCCCGAAGTCGGCATGAAGATCATGATGAACGTGGCCTCGCCCGACCGGGCGTTTTCTTTTGCTGCACTGCCCAACGAGGGCGTGGGCCTGGCGCGCGTGGAGTTCGTGATTTCGAACGTGATCGGCATTCACCCGCGCGCCCTGCTGGACTACCCAAACGTGCCCGAGGACGTCAAGGCCCAGATCGAGAAGAAAACAGCCGGGTACGCTTCCCCCCGTGATTTCTTCCGCGAGAAGCTGGCCGAGGGGGTGGCTAGTATTGCTGCGGCCTTTGCGCCCAAGCCTGTCATCGTGCGCCTCAGCGACTTCAAGAGCAACGAATACGCGCATCTGATCGGCGGACCGGCCTACGAACCCATGGAAGAAAACCCCATGATCGGCTTCCGTGGAGCCAGCCGCTACCGCAGCGCCGACTTTGCTGCCGCGTTCGCGCTGGAATGCGAGGCCATCAGGGCCGTGCGCGACGAGATGGGCCTGACCAACGTTCAGGTCATGATTCCCTTCGTGCGTACGGTCGCCGAGGCAGCCCAGATCATCGAGATCCTGGCCCGCAACGGTCTGAAACGCGGCGACGGTGCAGTTGATGGAGATGGGGGCCTGAAGATCATCATGATGTGCGAGATTCCCAGCAACGCCATTCTGGCCGACCAGTTCCTGGAGCACTTCGACGGCTTTTCCATCGGCAGCAACGACCTGACGCAGCTGACCCTGGCGCTGGACCGCGACTCCGGGCTGGTCGCCGACCTGTTCGACGAGCAGAACGAGGCCGTGCTGATCCTGATGGCTCAGGCGATTGCGGCTGCCAAACGTGCAGGCAAATACGTTGGCATCTGCGGTCAGGGCCCCAGCGACCACCCCGCGCTGGCAGGGTGGCTGATGGAGCAGGGCATCGATTCGGTGAGCCTCAACCCCGACTCGGTGCTGACCACCTGGCTGCACCTGGCCGGTGAGGGTGCCGAGGAACGGGCCACCGCTACAGCCTGA
- a CDS encoding pyruvate, water dikinase regulatory protein yields MTVPAARTVLIVSDHTGLTAENIARALLAHFPGHPLRYVRRPFTADVQAARDVAQEVRDLAGRGERPLVFTTITRPEVLQELQSASAQVFDLLTPGLDVLEQEFGQPPARHIGGHHDMHDSSEYLGRMEALDFALATDDGIGERQYDLSDVILVGVSRAGKTPTSLFLALQHGVRASNYPLAEDDFEREGLPAPLVRHHSKLHGLTIEPRRLHAIRTQRKPGSRYASLEQCEFEVRRAERLFQRHGLPIRDTTSASVEEIAAGILNSLRRG; encoded by the coding sequence ATGACCGTACCGGCCGCCCGCACCGTCCTGATCGTGTCCGACCACACCGGCCTGACCGCCGAAAACATCGCGCGCGCGCTGCTGGCCCACTTTCCCGGTCATCCTCTGCGATATGTGCGCCGCCCATTTACAGCGGATGTTCAGGCCGCGCGCGACGTAGCTCAGGAGGTGCGCGATCTGGCCGGACGCGGCGAGCGGCCGCTGGTCTTTACAACCATTACCCGGCCGGAGGTGCTGCAGGAACTGCAAAGCGCCTCCGCGCAGGTCTTTGACCTCTTGACCCCAGGTCTGGACGTGCTGGAGCAGGAGTTCGGACAGCCGCCGGCGCGGCACATCGGCGGACATCACGACATGCACGACTCCAGCGAGTACCTGGGCCGCATGGAAGCGCTGGATTTTGCACTGGCGACCGACGATGGCATCGGAGAGCGCCAGTACGACCTGTCAGACGTGATCCTGGTGGGCGTCTCACGGGCGGGCAAGACACCTACCAGCCTGTTTCTGGCTTTGCAGCATGGCGTGCGGGCCAGCAACTACCCGCTGGCCGAGGACGACTTCGAACGTGAAGGTCTCCCAGCTCCGCTGGTCAGACACCACAGCAAACTGCATGGCCTGACCATCGAGCCCCGGCGGCTGCACGCCATCCGCACCCAGCGCAAGCCCGGCAGCCGCTACGCCAGCCTGGAACAGTGCGAGTTCGAGGTCCGGCGTGCCGAGCGCCTCTTCCAGCGCCACGGCCTGCCGATACGCGACACCACCAGCGCCAGCGTCGAGGAAATCGCAGCCGGGATTCTCAACTCGCTGCGGCGGGGGTAA